The window AGGTATATAAATACTTAATATTTTTATTTTTAACTTTAAATCAATATTTTAATTTTTTAAAAAATTTATTTAAATCACGCTTACATTTTCTAATATCAAATTCATTAACATCAGCATAAGTAAGAGTTAAGAATGTAAGTTTTTTGCAGTCTCAAAAATTATGATATGCCTTCCTAATAACATTAGATTTTGCACGAATATTGCTATTAAGCAGTTTTGTATCACAATTACCTTTATTTTTTAAACCGCTAGCATTGCGGTTATTTGCTTTAATGCGTTCTAAAGGCATAACAATATTACGAATATATTGACCGTAATAAATCGTTTTCATATAAAAATCAGTCGGATTTTGAGGTTGTAAATTCATATTTTATGCTCCTGTTTTAGATTTTCGCCAGTTGTGTTATTTAATCAAGTAATAGTCGGCTTCGCCGACTAACCCGCTAGCGGGCGGGGCATACGCCTTCCGCACCGCTTCGCAGACCGAAATGATTACCAATTAACTGGACAAGTTTTTTTAATTTTTTGATAATTCAATTTTTTGCAAATTAACTATTTTAGGATTTTTATCAAAAGTTAATTCACAACTAAAAAATGATTTAACATTTTCTTTTAACAACTTATAAATTTCTTGTTGTTCTAGATTGTTATCATCAATTCATAAAGCTTTTTGTTCACCAGTAGGCTCAAATAAATCATTTTCATATCGCAAAAATTCGGCAGAGTAACCTGACATCGTAGAACCATCTTTGTTTTTAAATACTTTTCTTTTTATACTAACTAATTTAATTTTAAACATTATTTTTTAACTCCTTTAATTTTTTTCTTTCATTTTTAAAACTCGTTTGGATTTAGTTATTCATATAAATTTCCCACATCTAATATATTTATAAAAATTAAGCTTTTAATAGCTTTTCACAAAATTTAAAAGTTCTGTTAATTAAATTTAATTTCTAATAAACTAGTATCAATTTCTGTAATAAATCTTGAAGGTAAACAGTAATTATTAGCTATATAAGAAAACCCTTTACTATAACTTAAAAATAATCCTTTTTTTGCTCTTGTAATCGCAACATATAAAACCCTTCGTTCTTCTTCAATAGCAGTAATTCCTTCTTCAATACTTAAAGTATTAGGAAAAACACCTTCATTTAAACCAATAACAAATACAAAATCATATTCTAATCCTTTAGCATTATGAATTGTCATCAAACTAACTTTATCTTGAACAACAGAATTTTCATCTTGGTCAACATATAAACTAACTTCTTGTAAATAATGTTGTAATAATTCTATTCCTTGTAATGAATCATAATTTTGCAAATCATAATTTTCCATATGATTAAATAATTCTTTAACATTTTCTAAGCGTTCTCCTTCAAAACCATCCACTAATTGTTGTAAGTAAGTACCATTATTTAAAAAATCTTGAGCTAAACAAGTTATTTTTTCATATGACTTTAGTTTTTCTTTTCAAACTTTTAAATATGTAACTAATTTAACTATTGATGGTTTTAAACTAGAAACATTTACCATTAAATATTTTAAAAGCGATTGCTCGCTATTTTGTGATTGTTCAATTAAATTGTTAATTGTTGTTATCCCCACACCTTTAATTAAATTCAAAATTCGTATTATTGATAATTCATCACCATAAACTAAAGTTTTTAAGTAAGCTAAAACATCCTTAATTTCTTTTCTTTCAAAAAACTTAAAAGCACCATAAATACGATAATTAATATAATTATTAATTAATGCCGTTTCTAAATGATGAGAAAGATGATTAGCACGATAAAGAATTAAAATATTTTTTAATAAAATATTTTTTTCAACTAACTTTTTAATTTCTTTAATTACCCAATTAGCCTCGCAAATACTAGTATTACCACAATATAGTTTTATCTTGTTACCGCGGTTATTCATTGCAAATAAATCTTTAGCAATTCGTGAATGATTATAACTAATAAGAATATTTGCAACATCTAAAATAT is drawn from Spiroplasma endosymbiont of Clivina fossor and contains these coding sequences:
- a CDS encoding ATP-dependent helicase gives rise to the protein MYKKVKVKIVILHKSLLKLSSWWFFLFYQEFSTKLKYNFDNNEIKKVSSMISYLKNNQLSYCDVINNAFYYEYKQQWLEIYKIYLQYLSKNNMVDFDDLLILTLKLFSQHSEVLQKWQKQFSYVLVDEFQDTNELQFQLINYLVKIHQNITVVGDPDQTIYSFRGAKARLILDFNNYFPNAKTFILNQNYRSIQNILDVANILISYNHSRIAKDLFAMNNRGNKIKLYCGNTSICEANWVIKEIKKLVEKNILLKNILILYRANHLSHHLETALINNYINYRIYGAFKFFERKEIKDVLAYLKTLVYGDELSIIRILNLIKGVGITTINNLIEQSQNSEQSLLKYLMVNVSSLKPSIVKLVTYLKVWKEKLKSYEKITCLAQDFLNNGTYLQQLVDGFEGERLENVKELFNHMENYDLQNYDSLQGIELLQHYLQEVSLYVDQDENSVVQDKVSLMTIHNAKGLEYDFVFVIGLNEGVFPNTLSIEEGITAIEEERRVLYVAITRAKKGLFLSYSKGFSYIANNYCLPSRFITEIDTSLLEIKFN